In the genome of Mytilus edulis chromosome 3, xbMytEdul2.2, whole genome shotgun sequence, one region contains:
- the LOC139517887 gene encoding gigasin-6-like, which translates to MAVRQLIVGFLFLSSLLLAFASEPTYEDKVDKTIREIMNYCKTWIPGLTVSVVKDGQTLFAKGYGVTNVNVSDGKPVTSKTLFQIGSLSKAFGATLLVKQLDDNQNYNLNTKVKDLMDSGFNFVPGREEATVVDILAHRMGVPDHTKLRLDPSLTRENLQDRFKHMNSVKSLGKSFLYSNMMYGFATYLSEKLGGHTWEELVDSEIFQSLGMTSSTFITTVTDVGNVAQGYDKGPLSKSKGYFVPVPLAFSREWGLWAGSGAIMSNAEDMTKWMKFHLNGGLDKNGNPLMSQSSFDALHAEHIGLSYTTVNKYFKNQIQPTEETGYGLGFKLGTYRGKNILLHGGSTFGYRSFMTLFPDQRIGVFTSMNGEDQDDNTYKFRVLLHNFLSDVALNVSPWLNASSIQQQLLKPRYKGYSTKTKAKRSLTDYVGQYNSPIYGNVIVEMKKNNKLCLIYGNGTWNLWPKSTKDEFKGTATGIIQYLMNIWEVVFIPEANDQSIVSVEINSFCNKCGDNKPPTFSKVNQ; encoded by the exons ATGGCAGTTCGACAACTTATTGTCGGCTTCTTATTTTTGTCCAGCCTTCTTCTTGCTTTTGCATCTGAGCCGACATACGAGGATAAAGTTGACAAGACAATAAGAGag ATTATGAACTATTGTAAAACATGGATTCCTGGTTTAACCGTCAGTGTTGTAAAAGACGGTCAGACACTGTTTGCCAAAGGTTATGGAGTAACCAATGTAAATGTATCAGACGGGAAACCAGTAACGAGCAAGACTCTCTTTCAAATCGGTTCACTTTCAAAAGCTTTTGGTGCCACACTACTTGTCAAGCAGTTGGATGACAAtcaaaa cTACAATCTTAACACAAAAGTGAAAGATTTGATGGATTCTGGATTTAATTTTGTTCCTGGGAGAGAGGAGGCAACTGTAGTTGACATATTGGCACATAGGATGGGCGTTCCAGATCACACCAAGTTACGACTAGACCCATCACTAACCAGAGAGAACCTGCAAGA tcgaTTCAAGCATATGAATTCTGTGAAGAGTTTGGGAAAATCTTTCCTGTACAGTAATATGATGTATGGCTTTGCTACTTATCTGTCTGAGAAACTTGGAGGCCATACTTGGGAGGAATTGGTAGACTCTGAAATCTTCCAGTCCCTTGGAATGACTTCATCTACGTTTATCACTACCGTCACGGACGTAGGAAATGTTGCACAGGGTTATGATAAGGGTCCTCTATCAAAATCAAAAGGATACTTTGTACCAGTGCCATTAGCATTTAGCAG GGAGTGGGGATTATGGGCGGGATCTGGTGCTATAATGTCCAATGCTGAAGATATGACGAAATGGATGAAATTCCATCTGAATGGAGGCCTTGACAAAAATGGCAACCCATTAATGAGCCAGTCGTCTTTTGATGCATTACATGCAGAACATATAGGTTTATCCTACACCACagtcaataaatatttcaaaaatcagaTACAGCCAACAGAGGAAACAGGATACGGATTAGGATTTAAACTCGGAACATATAGAG gtaaaaatattttgttacatGGTGGCAGTACCTTCGGTTATAGATCTTTTATGACCTTATTTCCCGATCAGAGAATTGGTGTCTTTACCTCTATGAATGGGGAAGATCAAGATGATAACACGTATAAATTCCGCGTCCTGCTTCATAATTTCTTATCGGATGTTGCCCTGAATGTCTCACCGTGGTTAAATGCTTCGTCAATACAACAACAGCTTTTGAAACCTAGATATAAAGGATATAGCACAAAAACGAAGGCCAAAAGAAGTTTGACGGATTACGTTGGTCAATACAATAGTCCAATATACGGAAATGTTATCGTTGagatgaaaaaaaacaacaaactatGTCTAATCTATGGAAATGGTACTTGGAATTTATGGCCAAAATCCACTAAAGATGAATTTAAAGGCACTGCGACAGGAATTATTCAGTACCTGATGAACATTTGGGAGGTAGTGTTCATTCCTGAAGCAAATGATCAATCCATTGTATCTGTTGAAATCAACAGTTTCTGTAACAAATGTGGTGACAACAAGCCACCAACATTCTCAAAAGTTAATCAATAA